A window of Candidatus Izemoplasma sp. contains these coding sequences:
- the rplO gene encoding 50S ribosomal protein L15, with amino-acid sequence MDLNNLRPTPGSTNNRKRKGRGPGSGLGKTAGRGTKGQNSRSGGGTRPGFEGGQTPLFKRLRKVGFNNHFRKEYAVVNVKELNDYKEGTVITPELLRNDGIIKRNLDGLKVLGDGELTVKLEVKANKFSQSAQEKIEAVGGSVEVI; translated from the coding sequence ATGGATTTAAATAACTTAAGACCAACTCCTGGTTCAACAAATAACAGAAAACGTAAAGGTAGAGGTCCAGGAAGCGGTTTAGGTAAAACTGCTGGTCGCGGGACTAAAGGACAAAATTCACGCTCAGGAGGCGGAACTCGTCCAGGATTTGAAGGTGGGCAAACACCATTATTCAAACGCCTACGTAAAGTTGGATTCAACAATCACTTCCGTAAAGAATACGCAGTTGTGAACGTTAAAGAATTAAATGATTATAAAGAGGGTACTGTTATTACACCTGAATTATTACGTAATGATGGTATTATCAAACGCAACCTTGATGGACTTAAAGTTTTAGGTGACGGTGAATTAACTGTTAAACTAGAAGTCAAGGCAAACAAATTCAGTCAATCTGCGCAAGAAAAAATAGAAGCAGTTGGTGGAAGCGTCGAGGTGATTTAG
- the rpsE gene encoding 30S ribosomal protein S5, which yields MQDKKNRRRRPRRRRQPKQYEERVVNISRVTKVVKGGRRFRFSALVVIGDKKGKVGFGTGKAQEVPDAIKKAIQDAKNNLVKVPMYGKTIPHQIVGKHSGGEVFLKPAVGGTGVIAGGAVRAVLELAGVEDILSKNLGSNTPINIVRATFDAIDRLRTAEQVARTRGMSVEEILH from the coding sequence ATGCAAGACAAGAAAAATCGTAGAAGAAGACCTCGCCGTAGACGCCAACCAAAGCAATACGAAGAGCGAGTTGTCAATATTAGCCGTGTTACAAAAGTTGTAAAAGGTGGACGTCGTTTCCGCTTTAGTGCACTTGTTGTAATCGGTGATAAAAAAGGTAAAGTTGGATTCGGTACTGGTAAAGCTCAAGAAGTACCAGATGCGATTAAGAAAGCAATCCAAGATGCCAAAAATAATTTAGTTAAAGTACCAATGTACGGAAAAACAATCCCACATCAAATTGTTGGAAAACATTCAGGTGGAGAAGTATTCTTAAAACCTGCTGTTGGCGGGACTGGAGTCATTGCTGGTGGTGCAGTGCGTGCCGTACTTGAGTTAGCTGGTGTTGAAGATATCTTAAGTAAAAACTTAGGGTCAAATACGCCAATTAATATCGTTCGTGCTACATTCGATGCAATTGATCGCTTAAGAACTGCGGAACAAGTTGCACGTACACGTGGTATGAGCGTTGAGGAGATTTTACACTAA
- the rplF gene encoding 50S ribosomal protein L6 yields the protein MSRIGKKPVAIPEGVTVTVDGNLVTVKGPKGSLEFTHHEDMSVSVTDQEVIVERPSESKSHRSIHGTTRAVINNMVDGVTQGYKKDLKMIGVGYRAQVKGKTLVISAGYSHDVEMEIPEGLDVNVEKNTAITISGIDKQQVGEFSANVRKVRPPEPYLGKGIRYVDEHVRRKEGKTAK from the coding sequence ATGAGTCGTATTGGTAAAAAGCCGGTGGCTATTCCTGAAGGTGTTACTGTCACAGTTGACGGAAACTTGGTTACTGTTAAGGGTCCTAAAGGATCACTTGAATTTACACATCATGAAGACATGAGTGTTTCAGTGACTGATCAGGAAGTTATCGTAGAAAGACCATCTGAGTCAAAATCTCACCGTTCGATTCACGGAACTACCCGTGCCGTAATAAATAATATGGTTGACGGTGTGACTCAAGGTTATAAAAAGGATTTAAAAATGATCGGTGTTGGATACCGTGCACAAGTTAAAGGTAAAACACTTGTAATTAGTGCTGGATATTCACACGATGTTGAAATGGAAATCCCTGAAGGATTAGATGTAAATGTTGAGAAAAATACAGCAATTACTATTTCAGGTATTGATAAACAACAAGTCGGAGAATTCTCTGCAAATGTAAGAAAGGTTCGTCCACCTGAACCTTATCTTGGAAAAGGAATTCGCTACGTCGATGAACACGTACGTAGAAAAGAAGGAAAAACTGCTAAGTAG
- the rpmD gene encoding 50S ribosomal protein L30 — MAELHITLVKSANGAKPNHRKTVKALGLKKMRKTVVKQDTPTIRGMVRSISHLVEVQEK; from the coding sequence ATGGCTGAATTACATATCACGTTAGTGAAAAGTGCTAACGGTGCAAAACCAAACCACCGTAAAACCGTTAAAGCACTTGGCTTAAAAAAGATGAGAAAAACAGTTGTTAAACAAGATACACCTACCATTCGTGGTATGGTACGTTCAATCTCACACTTAGTAGAAGTACAAGAGAAGTAG
- the rplR gene encoding 50S ribosomal protein L18 → MLIMIKKKSRNKMRQKRHLRARKSLVGTPLRPRLSVYRSNKHLYAQVIDDINAVTLASASTIEKDDKVDNGGNVEAAKVVGEKIAKRALENNINNVVFDRSGYRYHGRVKALADAARDAGLKF, encoded by the coding sequence GTGTTGATTATGATTAAGAAAAAATCGAGAAATAAAATGCGTCAAAAACGTCACTTACGAGCAAGAAAATCATTGGTCGGGACACCACTTCGTCCACGTTTAAGTGTATATCGTTCTAACAAACATTTATATGCACAAGTAATCGATGATATTAACGCGGTGACACTTGCAAGCGCATCAACGATTGAAAAAGATGACAAAGTAGACAATGGTGGAAATGTTGAAGCTGCAAAAGTGGTTGGAGAAAAAATCGCTAAACGCGCGCTTGAAAACAATATCAATAATGTTGTCTTTGATCGTAGTGGGTATAGATACCACGGTCGCGTTAAAGCATTAGCTGATGCTGCACGTGATGCAGGATTGAAATTCTAA
- the secY gene encoding preprotein translocase subunit SecY, protein MQTIVAALKNKEVMKKILFTLFAFLIYKTATYIHIPLVNPDIISSFFEQADSGILGIANAFTGNALKNYSIIALGIGPYITASIVVQLLQMDIVPILKEWQEEGETGKRKINQLTRYLAIGLAFIQALAMTYGFRLTGDSIFDIGDFQVTFVTYTYLAIVMTAGTAFLLWLSDQITMYGIGNGTSMIIVAGIVSGMPSMISSLVGEYVTAATANVESYLIFALVLFIYIAVILFVTIMQSSYRKVPIQYSNRPAGQRFKGKNESNIPLKINSAGVIPVIFAVTILSIPSTILNFIPELNATLFGTWMNELFTYQRPLGYVVYVGLIFIFAFFYAFVQINPEKVADNLQKQQAYIPGVRPGVDTENYISKTLFRITIIGATYLVFVASLPIFLAMIFDLPAYVQIGGTSLLIVVGVAIETTKQIKTQAQEQTYSGFIR, encoded by the coding sequence ATGCAGACTATAGTTGCGGCATTAAAAAATAAAGAAGTAATGAAAAAGATTTTATTTACGCTTTTTGCTTTTCTCATTTATAAGACAGCAACTTATATTCACATCCCCCTCGTTAACCCTGATATCATTAGTAGCTTTTTTGAACAAGCTGACAGTGGTATTCTAGGCATCGCGAATGCATTCACAGGTAATGCATTAAAGAATTACAGTATTATAGCCCTTGGTATTGGGCCTTACATTACCGCATCGATCGTTGTTCAGTTATTACAAATGGACATTGTGCCAATCTTAAAAGAATGGCAAGAAGAAGGCGAAACGGGTAAACGTAAAATCAACCAATTAACACGTTATTTAGCTATTGGATTAGCATTTATTCAAGCATTAGCTATGACATATGGTTTCCGTTTAACAGGAGACAGTATCTTTGATATTGGTGATTTCCAAGTTACCTTTGTTACCTACACTTACTTAGCGATTGTTATGACCGCTGGGACAGCATTCTTACTTTGGCTTTCTGATCAAATTACCATGTATGGTATTGGGAATGGAACCAGTATGATTATCGTTGCTGGGATCGTTAGTGGTATGCCAAGCATGATTTCGAGTTTAGTTGGCGAGTATGTTACAGCAGCAACTGCAAATGTTGAGTCTTACTTAATCTTTGCCTTAGTCTTATTTATTTATATTGCCGTAATCTTATTCGTTACCATAATGCAATCATCTTATAGAAAAGTACCAATTCAGTACTCAAATCGTCCAGCAGGACAACGTTTTAAAGGTAAAAACGAATCAAACATCCCATTAAAAATTAACTCTGCGGGTGTTATTCCAGTTATCTTTGCGGTTACTATTTTGAGTATTCCATCAACAATCTTAAACTTTATACCAGAATTAAATGCAACGCTCTTTGGAACTTGGATGAATGAACTCTTTACATATCAACGTCCACTTGGATATGTTGTGTATGTTGGACTTATTTTTATCTTTGCATTTTTCTATGCATTTGTTCAAATTAATCCAGAAAAAGTAGCGGATAACTTACAAAAACAACAAGCATATATTCCAGGTGTTAGACCTGGAGTTGATACTGAAAACTATATTTCTAAAACATTGTTTAGAATTACAATTATCGGAGCAACATACTTAGTATTTGTTGCGTCACTACCAATTTTTCTAGCGATGATCTTTGATCTTCCAGCTTATGTGCAAATTGGTGGAACAAGCTTATTGATTGTTGTAGGTGTGGCTATCGAAACTACAAAACAAATCAAAACCCAAGCGCAAGAGCAAACTTACTCAGGATTCATTAGATAG